The nucleotide window TTCGACATGGCACTGCGCGCAAACCAAAGTACGCATTTCCTGATGAGTCGCTTGGTCGATGTTCATGCCGCGCGCGGTAAAGGCTTCACGGAGACCGGGACGGGAAATCCGCAATTCCATCGTCTTGGGGTCGTGGCAATCGAGGCAGGAAATGGGATGATTGACGAGCGGACGCAGCGAATCGAAATGCGATCCATAGAATTTCTCGATCCCCATATCGTGCATCAGTTTCGGCACATTACTCGATTTGCAGGTCATACAAGTACCTGCCACCGGTTTGCGGCCGGTTTTCTTGACATCTTCGACAGCGAAGGTGTGACCGCGCTCTTCGTTATACTCTTTCGAGAAACCGTAACCGGCGAATAGCACAACATTGCGGGGATCGTCCTCCAGCCGACTGAACGGAACATCACCGGCGTATTTCGTTCGACCGGTCGTTTGGCTCATCTCTTTCCATGTGCCGTATTCGCGGGGGAAATTCTCTCCCCATACCGCCGGATCGGTCTCCCATTCGCCAATCGGTTTTGCCATTTGCAGCTTGAAAGACGCTTCGTTGCGGCGTTCGAGAATACTCGACAGCAGTAAGCCGAGTCCGAATACCACCACGACGGTGATAAGAAACGGTAAGATACCGACGCCGGAAACGCGCTTGATGCGGTGTAATACTTTTTTCATGACAACCTCTGCGGTTTTATTCGTCTACTTGAGAATGGGATCGAGTTGAGGGACAATCGCATTCGGACTCGACGCTAAGCTATGCGTCCTACCGTGCGGCACTTCCCGGTGACAAAAAAAGCAATGCTGGTTCATCTTGATGTTGCCGGCTGTTTCGATCAGCTTGCCATGGCAACGAATACAATTCGATTCGATGGCAGCCTCCGCCATCTCGCTCGCATGAATTACCTGCGGCTCCAATCGGAAGGTGAACATAAAGGCGTGGCGCATTCCGTCACGGGCTTTGAACGGCCATTTCCAGAGCGGATGTTGGGGGACATGACAATCATTACAAGTGGCAACCCGGGCGTGGCTGCTGCGGGCATAGGTGGCAAATTCCGGACGCATGATATGGCAATTGATGCACGCCTTCGGATCGTCAGTCAGGTAACTGGTCGCTTCCGAAGCGCGAAAGATGAGGATACCAATCGCGACAAACACTCCGAGCGCAATTGCAGTGGGCAACTGCCATTTCGGATGGATCCATTCGAGTTTCAGCCAGTAGGTAAGTTTGTGCATTCTGCGGCTCCGAGTGGACAAATTCGGTCTTCTTCCCCGAATTTGTTACAAAATACACAAAGAACCTCCTCAAACCCTTTGATTAAAGTCAAGAACCAAAAAATTAATTAAGTATTTGATTATTGGATAATAATTCGCATAATGGGGCGGTGGTTCGAACGACGTAGCGCTTCTATGAAGCCGGCTTTTTGGAAGGCAGATACGATACCGGTAAAAATAAAAGGATCGGGGGAGGGTTTTGTCATGTTATCGTTCGGATATCCTTCGACGATTTTTCCGCCGTTTTGTTTGACAAAATCAACCGCGCTCTTGATCAAACCGACGGAAACTCCGGTTCTCCGAAACGGTTTCGCGACGAATAAGCAGACAATCGACCACACCGGTTGATCATCGACCGGCGCAAAGATTCGTGACCGTTGCAAGCCGGCATACT belongs to bacterium and includes:
- the nrfH gene encoding cytochrome c nitrite reductase small subunit encodes the protein MHKLTYWLKLEWIHPKWQLPTAIALGVFVAIGILIFRASEATSYLTDDPKACINCHIMRPEFATYARSSHARVATCNDCHVPQHPLWKWPFKARDGMRHAFMFTFRLEPQVIHASEMAEAAIESNCIRCHGKLIETAGNIKMNQHCFFCHREVPHGRTHSLASSPNAIVPQLDPILK
- a CDS encoding GNAT family N-acetyltransferase, translated to MANQPSLEYYPLTTERWDDFETLFGTKGACGGCWCMHWRLSRAEFDDNKGDGNRDAMLRLVNSGKVPGILAYSDGKPIGWCAVAPREEYAGLQRSRIFAPVDDQPVWSIVCLFVAKPFRRTGVSVGLIKSAVDFVKQNGGKIVEGYPNDNMTKPSPDPFIFTGIVSAFQKAGFIEALRRSNHRPIMRIIIQ